A stretch of the Ensifer sp. PDNC004 genome encodes the following:
- the nusB gene encoding transcription antitermination factor NusB produces MTKTPSDQPLKQVNQRGAARLAAVQALYQMDIGGTGVLEVVAEYEAHRLGQDVDGDTYLKADPSWFRSIVAGVVRDQRKLDPLIGSALQDDWALSRLDSTVRAILRAGTFEMLERKDVPVPVIVTEYVEIAKAFFSDDEPKLVNAVLDRIARQVRGEPRK; encoded by the coding sequence GTGACGAAAACCCCCTCGGATCAACCGCTGAAGCAGGTCAACCAGCGCGGTGCAGCACGCCTTGCTGCGGTGCAGGCGCTCTATCAGATGGACATCGGCGGCACCGGTGTCCTCGAAGTGGTTGCTGAATACGAAGCGCATCGCCTCGGACAGGATGTCGATGGCGACACCTACCTGAAGGCCGACCCCTCCTGGTTCCGGTCGATTGTCGCCGGTGTCGTGCGCGACCAGCGCAAGCTTGATCCGCTGATCGGCTCGGCGCTTCAGGACGACTGGGCGTTGTCGCGTCTCGATTCCACCGTGCGCGCCATCCTGCGTGCGGGCACCTTCGAGATGCTTGAGCGCAAGGACGTGCCGGTTCCGGTGATCGTCACGGAGTATGTCGAGATCGCCAAGGCTTTCTTCTCGGATGACGAGCCCAAGCTGGTCAATGCTGTCCTCGACCGCATTGCCCGACAGGTCCGCGGCGAACCGAGGAAATAA
- the ribH gene encoding 6,7-dimethyl-8-ribityllumazine synthase encodes MAETTAAHILIVEARFYDDMADALLDGAKHALDEAGATYDIVTVPGALEIPPAIAMALDGADEGGTEYDGFVALGMVIRGETYHFDIVANESSRAIMDLAVSESLAIGNGILTVENDDQAWARARRSEGDKGGFAARAALTMIELKKKLGTEK; translated from the coding sequence ATGGCAGAGACCACGGCAGCCCACATCCTGATTGTGGAAGCGCGTTTCTATGACGATATGGCCGACGCTCTGCTCGACGGAGCGAAACATGCGCTGGACGAAGCCGGGGCGACCTATGATATCGTAACAGTTCCGGGTGCTCTCGAAATCCCGCCGGCGATCGCCATGGCGCTCGACGGCGCTGACGAAGGTGGCACCGAATACGACGGTTTCGTTGCCCTTGGCATGGTCATTCGTGGCGAAACCTATCATTTCGACATCGTCGCGAACGAATCCTCGCGCGCGATCATGGATCTTGCGGTGAGCGAGAGCCTCGCGATCGGCAACGGTATCTTGACGGTCGAAAACGACGATCAGGCCTGGGCGCGTGCGCGCCGCTCGGAAGGCGACAAGGGTGGCTTTGCTGCGCGTGCGGCACTGACCATGATTGAACTTAAGAAGAAACTGGGCACGGAAAAGTGA
- a CDS encoding cupin domain-containing protein, which yields MTDTKKPIVNPKNLELDHWTQGTFFESRDVAFGALLGLKDLGIGYGEVPPGKSGCPFHNHHVEEEMFIILEGEGTYRFGSERYAVGPGDILGAPAGGPETAHHLINTGTVPLKYLSISTKAATEICEYPDSGKFLARTRGTKGERSFSFTGRPESAVDYWDGEPGA from the coding sequence GTGACCGATACGAAAAAGCCGATCGTTAATCCCAAAAACCTGGAACTCGACCACTGGACGCAAGGCACTTTCTTCGAATCCCGCGACGTCGCCTTCGGCGCGCTGCTAGGCCTCAAGGATCTGGGCATCGGCTACGGTGAAGTGCCGCCGGGAAAGTCCGGTTGCCCGTTTCACAATCACCATGTCGAAGAGGAAATGTTCATTATCCTCGAGGGTGAAGGGACTTACCGCTTCGGCAGCGAGCGTTACGCGGTCGGCCCGGGCGACATTCTGGGCGCGCCTGCGGGTGGTCCTGAAACAGCGCATCACCTGATCAATACGGGCACAGTGCCGCTCAAGTACCTTTCGATCTCGACCAAGGCGGCAACCGAAATCTGCGAGTACCCGGATTCGGGCAAGTTCCTCGCCAGGACGCGCGGTACCAAGGGCGAACGGTCGTTCAGCTTCACCGGCCGACCAGAAAGCGCCGTCGACTACTGGGACGGCGAGCCCGGTGCCTGA
- a CDS encoding GNAT family N-acetyltransferase, with product MHSVPIIETDRLVLRPYRRDDFPSYSALFGDAEVIRYVGGVPFTREQSWTRFLRQVGMWHYFGFGFFAIQDRETGTFLGEAGFHDVHRAITPSLEGTMETGWALSPKAHGKGLATEAVSAALKWADHQFPTLRKTCIIDIGNHASIRVAEKHGFKEFWRTTYHGNHVIMFERHQKAAAATGERWARAHAET from the coding sequence ATGCATAGCGTTCCCATCATCGAGACCGATCGCCTTGTCCTGCGCCCCTATCGCCGTGACGATTTTCCCTCCTATTCCGCGCTGTTCGGCGATGCCGAGGTCATCCGTTATGTCGGCGGGGTGCCGTTTACGCGGGAGCAGTCCTGGACCCGCTTCCTGCGCCAGGTCGGCATGTGGCACTATTTCGGCTTCGGCTTCTTTGCCATCCAGGACCGGGAGACCGGGACCTTTCTCGGCGAGGCCGGTTTCCACGACGTGCATCGCGCCATCACGCCTTCACTCGAAGGGACGATGGAAACGGGGTGGGCGCTGTCGCCGAAAGCGCATGGCAAGGGGCTCGCAACCGAGGCCGTCAGCGCGGCGCTCAAATGGGCCGACCACCAGTTTCCGACGTTGCGCAAGACCTGCATCATCGATATCGGCAACCACGCGTCGATCCGGGTCGCCGAGAAGCATGGCTTCAAGGAATTCTGGCGCACGACCTATCACGGCAACCACGTGATCATGTTCGAGCGCCACCAGAAGGCAGCGGCTGCGACAGGCGAAAGATGGGCTCGCGCGCACGCCGAAACATGA